Proteins from one Paenibacillus amylolyticus genomic window:
- a CDS encoding S-layer homology domain-containing protein, protein MKGPAPIYDDAGRIDFTGKISGELEIVNGGFAYVNWGLVNGNAISLFYKLDAVIQAEVYVNDVKNTDLNSQSSSSTLINDLKQGEKNVIKLAWTNPTYSTQDSVEFIVTPPAKDAYTLGVSKAGFGSVVDLKQYGKWYLVDNQTLISQNTVSKYIDTQGDIARWRVDMSSKFADSVGYELNKIKEDKQSPFQSQWWYVNTFDTGEYVNGYSSPVGIVTKEDLEKYRGIVLSDLKRPNQMISSLALANPYTYENAKSGNKGPVFTEIATGSDAFPNNHINFVPAGSSVQNFKYKAFLKYNGEFKGQGTPEDPYVIPTLADGEPVITKLDSPRYSQSSAVGNNAIRLQWHAVEGAEQYILKRGSEVLYEGPLLEYVHEGVNFNSITNYTLVARKGDVYSEEAKFTIGIRNFISYPPDFRAEALDSTKVRLTWSKVDYAVEYVITRNDQPLAVTKSTLYEDVNVTPDTTYIYKVFGRDGDNEGSAAVKSVKIPNVTENEAPKGQINIRVNRVYDNRVDLQWNLVEGATQYEIYQDQVNKVWSGRSNTMIAYTLQPGRTYTYRVVASNKYGKVESSTIEVQTAGIPQSMNVAPMNASNATIAFEYQPIEGAVHYVERNPQTKYEPLGNGVYRKTYVNTATGEMRDEGIVTAVNGKLQFSETGVERSKYYEYNIIAVHVRPDGSEEVIGRQTVAVTTPADGSGATVYGYNYPNPGYQNVNNISDSGINTGVGNGSITIDTQVVGSNGEVKNPTNVTFKDIEKSYAKEAIIYLAQKGIVKGYSDGSFGGHQKVTRAEFAIFLQRTLGYNSVVPYINEFNDVQSNSWYYSEITPALQQGILKGFNDGTLRPNVHVTREEASSMIENVMKKQGYVLSSFTLYDDNHMISNWARKVSVLYLKNLL, encoded by the coding sequence TTGAAGGGACCTGCGCCAATCTACGATGATGCTGGTAGAATTGATTTTACGGGGAAAATTTCAGGTGAATTAGAGATTGTTAATGGTGGCTTCGCTTATGTGAACTGGGGGCTTGTGAATGGCAATGCGATCAGTCTGTTTTACAAGCTAGATGCAGTCATACAGGCAGAGGTGTACGTCAATGATGTGAAAAATACTGATCTGAACAGCCAATCCAGCTCAAGTACTCTCATTAATGATTTGAAACAAGGTGAGAAAAATGTGATCAAGTTAGCTTGGACGAATCCTACATACTCCACTCAAGACTCAGTCGAGTTTATTGTTACCCCTCCTGCAAAGGACGCTTATACTTTAGGAGTTTCCAAGGCGGGGTTTGGATCAGTCGTTGATCTTAAGCAATACGGTAAATGGTACCTCGTAGACAATCAAACCTTAATCTCTCAGAATACCGTTTCTAAATATATTGATACACAAGGTGATATTGCTAGATGGAGAGTAGACATGTCCTCCAAGTTCGCAGATAGTGTGGGCTATGAATTAAACAAAATAAAAGAAGACAAGCAATCTCCTTTCCAATCGCAATGGTGGTATGTCAATACGTTTGATACTGGGGAGTACGTTAATGGTTATTCATCTCCTGTAGGGATCGTTACCAAGGAGGATCTAGAGAAATATAGAGGGATTGTTCTAAGTGATCTTAAACGTCCGAACCAGATGATATCCAGTCTGGCTTTGGCTAACCCTTATACTTATGAAAATGCGAAATCTGGAAATAAGGGGCCTGTATTTACGGAGATAGCTACTGGATCTGATGCATTCCCAAATAATCATATAAACTTTGTTCCAGCAGGCAGCTCGGTACAGAATTTCAAATACAAAGCCTTCTTAAAATATAATGGTGAATTTAAAGGACAGGGAACCCCTGAAGATCCTTACGTTATTCCGACTCTAGCTGATGGGGAACCTGTGATCACGAAACTAGATAGTCCTAGATACTCGCAGTCGAGTGCTGTGGGTAATAATGCGATTCGGCTGCAGTGGCATGCAGTGGAAGGTGCAGAACAATATATTCTCAAGCGTGGTTCTGAAGTTCTATATGAGGGTCCGCTTTTAGAATATGTGCATGAAGGTGTGAATTTTAATTCGATCACTAATTATACATTAGTAGCTCGCAAAGGCGATGTTTACAGTGAAGAAGCGAAATTTACAATCGGAATTAGAAATTTTATATCATATCCACCAGATTTCCGAGCTGAAGCACTGGATTCCACCAAGGTTAGACTTACGTGGAGTAAGGTAGACTATGCAGTAGAGTATGTGATCACCCGTAATGATCAGCCTTTGGCGGTAACCAAGTCAACTTTATACGAGGATGTAAATGTAACACCTGACACCACATACATCTATAAAGTGTTTGGCAGGGATGGAGACAACGAAGGTTCAGCTGCAGTTAAAAGTGTGAAAATTCCTAACGTGACTGAGAACGAGGCACCGAAAGGCCAAATTAACATAAGAGTCAATCGAGTGTACGATAATAGAGTGGACCTGCAATGGAATCTGGTGGAGGGCGCAACCCAGTATGAGATCTACCAGGATCAAGTTAATAAAGTCTGGTCAGGTCGTTCGAATACGATGATTGCGTACACCCTCCAGCCGGGAAGAACATATACCTACCGGGTTGTAGCGAGTAACAAATACGGGAAGGTTGAATCTAGTACAATCGAAGTGCAGACGGCGGGCATACCTCAATCGATGAATGTCGCTCCAATGAATGCCTCGAACGCAACGATTGCCTTTGAATATCAACCTATTGAAGGAGCAGTTCATTACGTTGAACGTAATCCACAAACGAAGTACGAACCTCTAGGAAACGGTGTTTACCGTAAGACGTATGTTAATACGGCTACTGGGGAAATGCGTGATGAGGGTATCGTGACTGCTGTGAATGGTAAGTTACAATTTAGCGAAACGGGCGTTGAACGGAGTAAATATTATGAGTATAATATCATCGCTGTTCATGTCAGACCTGATGGATCAGAAGAAGTCATTGGCAGGCAAACGGTTGCTGTAACAACTCCCGCAGATGGAAGTGGTGCGACGGTATATGGATATAATTATCCTAATCCTGGCTATCAAAATGTAAATAATATCTCGGATTCTGGTATAAATACGGGGGTCGGGAATGGCAGCATTACGATTGATACTCAAGTTGTGGGTTCCAATGGAGAAGTGAAAAATCCAACCAATGTTACTTTTAAAGATATAGAAAAGAGTTATGCGAAGGAAGCTATTATATACTTGGCGCAGAAAGGAATTGTCAAAGGCTATTCCGATGGTTCGTTTGGTGGACATCAAAAAGTGACGAGAGCCGAATTTGCAATCTTCTTACAACGTACCCTTGGATATAATTCTGTAGTTCCTTATATTAACGAATTTAACGATGTTCAATCTAACTCGTGGTACTATTCGGAGATAACTCCTGCATTACAACAAGGTATACTTAAAGGATTCAATGATGGTACGCTTAGACCGAATGTTCATGTTACAAGAGAAGAAGCATCAAGTATGATTGAGAACGTAATGAAGAAACAAGGTTATGTATTATCATCATTCACACTTTACGATGATAATCACATGATTTCCAATTGGGCTAGAAAAGTATCGGTCTTGTATCTCAAGAATCTGTTATGA
- a CDS encoding GNAT family N-acetyltransferase, with protein sequence MKLSPMNQEDYASFRIRSIKDFAQEKVEAGTWAEEEAQQLAEEAYERYLPEGLDTPGAYLYNLAHPVDGNVGYIWFNITDNRRGKGAFLLDIVVEEAHRGKGYGTETMEALEQTALSLGVDRIGLHVFGHNVRASSLYRKMGYEVTDLTMYKEIKG encoded by the coding sequence TTGAAACTTTCTCCAATGAATCAGGAAGATTATGCGAGTTTCCGCATTCGATCGATTAAGGATTTTGCACAGGAAAAAGTAGAAGCGGGCACTTGGGCTGAGGAAGAGGCGCAGCAACTGGCGGAGGAAGCTTATGAACGTTATCTGCCAGAAGGCTTGGATACACCCGGAGCGTATCTCTACAATCTGGCGCATCCTGTGGACGGAAATGTGGGGTATATCTGGTTTAATATCACGGATAATCGCCGTGGGAAGGGTGCTTTTTTGCTGGATATTGTAGTTGAAGAAGCGCATCGTGGCAAGGGATACGGCACAGAGACGATGGAGGCGCTGGAACAGACGGCCTTGAGTCTTGGCGTGGATCGCATTGGTTTGCATGTGTTTGGACATAATGTGCGGGCGAGCAGCCTGTATCGCAAGATGGGATATGAGGTAACGGATCTGACGATGTACAAGGAGATCAAAGGGTAA
- a CDS encoding recombinase family protein codes for MRVFGYLRVSTDEQAEKGHSLNEQQERMSAYCRAMGWDDPIFFIEDGYSAKNLNRPKLTEMLQAVKEGSEPGIILTTKLDRLSRKLVDILNLNEYFNKQGFNYVSATEGFDTSTPAGRLVLQMLGMVAEFERERISERVRDNMTSLVRNTKKVVSRPCFGYDVIDKEMVVNLEESLIIKEMAAWMIEGKGAREVAKRLNARGVKTKDGNEWHEKVIRNLMQRETLIGKFVYNKTYKNGNKVVTRPESEWITIADHHDPILDLEEYEQIKGMFEGRKSVGRHVSDDRYLLSGLVVCKHCGAKMNGKMNRSFSKRLNQENIHYQYLCDGYLKKANCFHHFARRDEIESIVMNRIEQLVTAAQGH; via the coding sequence TTGAGAGTATTTGGATATCTACGTGTAAGTACAGATGAGCAAGCGGAAAAAGGACATTCCTTGAACGAACAACAGGAAAGGATGTCTGCATACTGCCGGGCAATGGGTTGGGATGATCCTATTTTCTTCATTGAGGATGGCTATAGCGCCAAAAACCTAAATAGACCAAAACTTACGGAAATGCTACAGGCAGTTAAAGAGGGTAGTGAACCTGGTATTATCCTAACCACGAAATTGGACCGGTTATCTAGGAAACTTGTAGATATACTTAACCTTAACGAATACTTCAACAAACAAGGGTTTAACTATGTATCTGCTACAGAAGGATTTGACACCTCAACTCCTGCAGGCAGACTTGTGTTACAGATGCTCGGTATGGTTGCTGAGTTTGAAAGAGAACGAATCTCCGAACGCGTTCGGGATAACATGACATCTTTAGTAAGAAATACAAAAAAAGTTGTTTCTAGACCATGTTTTGGGTATGACGTCATTGACAAAGAAATGGTCGTAAATCTTGAAGAATCTTTAATTATCAAAGAGATGGCGGCTTGGATGATTGAGGGTAAGGGTGCTCGGGAAGTCGCTAAGAGACTTAATGCTCGTGGTGTTAAGACAAAAGATGGGAACGAATGGCATGAAAAAGTAATCAGAAATCTCATGCAGAGGGAAACTCTAATAGGAAAATTTGTTTATAACAAGACTTACAAAAACGGAAATAAAGTTGTAACCAGACCTGAATCTGAATGGATAACAATAGCTGATCATCATGATCCGATACTTGACCTTGAGGAATACGAGCAAATTAAGGGTATGTTCGAAGGGCGTAAATCTGTAGGTAGGCATGTAAGTGATGATAGATACTTGTTGTCTGGACTGGTTGTGTGCAAACACTGTGGAGCAAAAATGAACGGCAAAATGAATCGTAGTTTTTCAAAAAGACTTAACCAAGAGAATATACATTATCAATACCTGTGTGATGGGTATCTAAAGAAAGCGAATTGTTTCCATCATTTTGCAAGAAGAGATGAAATCGAGAGCATAGTTATGAATCGAATAGAACAACTTGTAACAGCTGCCCAGGGACACTGA
- a CDS encoding S24 family peptidase — protein sequence MARRKYTEVEEKLMTDIAYNLKKLLVSKKWFQKDLAAAAGLSTSVVSDYLKAKTLASPGIIEKMAEVLGVEKSDIDPTYAKLSERKNPSLIPMVGSICAGNGIFANSNVEDYVCYPFPAKKQPDFALEVKGDSMINAGIENGDIVYFRKSDWVDYNGQIAAVVLNSSDEGVLKRIKWTEGSPLMTLKPENEAYEERQIRPNELTVCGVYMGHFKPFRELN from the coding sequence ATGGCACGTCGAAAATATACTGAAGTTGAAGAAAAGTTAATGACTGATATAGCATACAACCTTAAGAAACTACTAGTTAGCAAGAAATGGTTTCAAAAGGATTTAGCTGCAGCAGCCGGGCTATCTACAAGTGTTGTGTCTGATTACCTGAAAGCTAAAACATTAGCCTCTCCTGGAATAATTGAAAAAATGGCTGAGGTACTCGGCGTTGAGAAAAGCGACATTGACCCTACATACGCGAAGTTGTCTGAACGAAAGAATCCTTCACTAATCCCCATGGTCGGAAGCATTTGCGCCGGCAACGGAATTTTTGCTAACTCTAACGTCGAAGATTATGTATGTTACCCCTTCCCTGCAAAGAAGCAACCAGATTTTGCCCTAGAAGTAAAAGGTGACAGTATGATAAATGCAGGGATTGAGAATGGAGATATAGTATATTTTAGAAAAAGTGACTGGGTTGATTACAACGGTCAGATCGCTGCCGTAGTTTTGAACAGTTCGGATGAGGGAGTGCTGAAACGTATAAAATGGACTGAGGGCTCCCCTTTGATGACGCTGAAACCTGAGAATGAGGCTTACGAAGAAAGACAAATTCGCCCAAATGAATTGACTGTATGTGGTGTCTACATGGGTCACTTCAAGCCTTTTCGGGAACTAAATTAA
- a CDS encoding AbrB/MazE/SpoVT family DNA-binding domain-containing protein, giving the protein MKATGIVRRIDDLGRVVIPKELRRTHFIEEGDPLEYFVEGDKIIIRKYQPGCILCGNTESLHLFHGKQICTPCINKASELTKSN; this is encoded by the coding sequence ATGAAAGCTACTGGTATTGTTCGCCGCATCGATGACCTGGGCCGTGTCGTTATTCCGAAAGAGCTTCGCCGTACTCACTTTATTGAAGAAGGGGATCCGCTGGAGTACTTCGTAGAGGGTGACAAGATCATCATTCGTAAATATCAACCGGGCTGCATCCTCTGTGGCAACACTGAAAGTCTGCACTTATTCCATGGTAAACAGATCTGCACACCTTGTATTAATAAAGCTTCAGAGCTTACTAAATCAAACTAA
- a CDS encoding DNA polymerase — protein MTWHLSIDIETYSSIDIKKAGLYRYVQSPDFEILLFAYSWNSGPTRIIDLAQGEVIPEEVIRALNDKEVIKHAYNAAFEWYCLNKFWPSPIEHWRCTQIHGLYCGYPAGLGKVGEALGLPQDKKKMGVGGSLIRTFCVPIKKPAKSTGFRKRTLPHHEPEKWELFKQYCVGDVVAEVEILRRLSVFPVPDMEWELWFLDQRINARGIACDLDLVDGALAVDQLITAELMQEAIELSGLDNPKSVSQLKKWLSKEIGEEVEDLRKDTVSGLIDNVEDGKAKRVLEIRRELSKTSTKKYVAMKTVACEDGRVRGLLQFYGANRTGRWAGRLVQVHNLPKNKMDTLEYARKLVHGQQVNLLKLMYGNVPDALSQLIRTAFVAPIGMKLHIADFSAIEARVIAWLAGEQWRLDVFATHGKIYEASASAMFGIPLEQVDKDLRQRGKVSELALGYQGASGALIAMGALDMGLEESELPEIVTRWRNANRRIVDLWFSFEKAALSVMESGQPAGVRGIIFARESHHGNGLDFFTVQLPSGRKLYYVEPRLAQNDFGKQALHYMGPDQKTGKWSLISTYGGKLVENIVQAIARDCLAVSLIRVEQAGFDTVLHVHDEIGIESAYPEDLEKVLDLMAESVPWAPGLPLKAAGFTTDFYMKD, from the coding sequence ATGACGTGGCATCTCAGTATAGATATCGAGACCTACAGCAGTATCGACATCAAGAAAGCAGGATTGTACCGATACGTTCAAAGTCCTGATTTTGAAATCCTATTGTTCGCTTATTCCTGGAATAGTGGCCCGACGCGAATTATTGATCTGGCCCAGGGGGAAGTCATTCCGGAAGAAGTTATCCGCGCTTTAAATGATAAAGAAGTCATCAAACACGCATATAACGCGGCTTTTGAATGGTACTGTCTGAATAAATTCTGGCCATCACCCATAGAGCATTGGCGCTGCACGCAGATTCACGGCTTGTACTGTGGGTACCCTGCAGGTCTTGGCAAGGTAGGCGAAGCGCTAGGACTTCCCCAGGACAAGAAGAAAATGGGCGTCGGTGGTTCTCTGATTCGGACGTTCTGCGTGCCAATCAAGAAGCCTGCCAAGTCAACTGGTTTTCGTAAGCGCACCCTGCCACATCATGAGCCTGAGAAGTGGGAGCTGTTCAAACAGTACTGTGTGGGTGACGTTGTGGCAGAGGTGGAGATCCTTCGCCGGTTATCGGTATTCCCGGTACCGGATATGGAGTGGGAGCTTTGGTTCCTGGATCAACGGATTAATGCCCGAGGGATCGCTTGTGACCTTGATCTCGTGGACGGAGCACTAGCCGTGGATCAACTGATCACAGCAGAGCTTATGCAGGAAGCCATAGAGCTCAGTGGCTTGGACAATCCCAAGTCCGTATCTCAGCTCAAGAAGTGGCTGTCCAAGGAAATCGGGGAAGAGGTCGAGGATCTCAGGAAAGATACCGTATCCGGTCTGATTGACAACGTGGAAGATGGCAAAGCCAAACGTGTCCTGGAGATCCGCAGGGAGTTGTCCAAGACCAGTACTAAAAAGTATGTGGCCATGAAGACGGTAGCTTGTGAAGACGGACGCGTTCGGGGGCTGTTGCAGTTCTATGGTGCGAACCGGACAGGACGTTGGGCAGGTCGATTGGTCCAGGTCCACAACCTACCCAAGAACAAGATGGACACTCTCGAATATGCGAGGAAGCTGGTTCACGGCCAGCAAGTCAATCTGTTGAAACTGATGTACGGAAATGTGCCTGATGCGCTCAGTCAATTGATCCGGACAGCGTTTGTGGCTCCTATCGGGATGAAGCTTCATATAGCCGACTTCAGCGCGATTGAGGCAAGGGTCATCGCCTGGCTTGCTGGAGAGCAATGGCGGCTGGATGTGTTCGCTACCCACGGCAAGATTTATGAAGCTTCCGCCTCAGCCATGTTCGGGATTCCACTTGAACAGGTGGACAAGGATCTGCGTCAACGGGGCAAGGTGTCTGAACTAGCCTTGGGATACCAGGGAGCTTCCGGCGCACTGATTGCTATGGGCGCCTTGGATATGGGACTTGAAGAAAGCGAGCTGCCAGAGATCGTCACGCGGTGGCGTAACGCGAATCGACGCATTGTGGATCTGTGGTTCAGTTTTGAGAAGGCGGCGCTGAGTGTGATGGAATCGGGACAACCCGCGGGTGTTCGCGGCATCATCTTTGCTCGGGAGAGCCATCACGGTAACGGGCTGGACTTCTTTACGGTTCAGCTGCCTTCCGGGAGAAAGCTTTATTATGTGGAGCCTCGCCTGGCTCAGAATGACTTTGGCAAGCAGGCACTGCACTACATGGGTCCTGATCAGAAGACAGGCAAATGGTCGCTGATCAGCACGTATGGCGGGAAACTGGTCGAGAACATTGTCCAGGCCATTGCTCGGGACTGTCTGGCCGTATCCCTTATTCGAGTGGAGCAAGCAGGGTTTGACACTGTGCTACACGTTCACGATGAAATCGGAATCGAATCAGCTTATCCGGAGGATCTGGAGAAGGTACTGGATCTGATGGCTGAATCGGTACCGTGGGCCCCTGGTCTACCTCTAAAGGCAGCCGGGTTCACTACAGACTTTTACATGAAGGATTAG
- a CDS encoding AAA family ATPase: MIATTPTARIAADLIMLLQREGFIIQRYDSKTTSSIYLKLDYGVCNSIRIGDHRGKKQYKYRYNVDVGRKQINRHKTPEGWARWYYPETALRNLLQDVVKERQLLKNKQGEEHYRFLMAQRELEGRGTKGFWQSATLVDPNEEGGSDVGDYQVNEKAKDALNRLTSLPGMHAIKEQVDEMVHFSRIAALRKKHRLKTSTQTNHMIFTGNPGTGKTTAARLIGEAFAEIGLLKRADKKEIPFVEIHQSMIAAPHVGEAERALVAKFNEARGGVLFIDEAYAFTPSKETSHRQADTVLATMVQCIEDMRDEVVVIAAGYPEDMAKFIKANPGLASRFPTTIHFPDYPVPELVQIGFQMCIDQEYQPDNAYLDALASVLWIEKGKPNFGNARTVRNQVERSIRRQSMRVSQMQNPTRKDLATLTAVDLVHSVEGVKGTEVDVLHRTIKEAQARIFVLDLIGLNQRQN, translated from the coding sequence TTGATTGCGACAACACCGACAGCACGAATAGCAGCCGACCTAATCATGCTTTTACAACGGGAAGGATTCATTATACAGCGATATGACAGCAAGACGACAAGCAGCATTTACCTGAAGCTTGATTACGGCGTTTGTAACAGCATTCGGATCGGAGATCACAGAGGCAAGAAGCAGTATAAATACCGCTATAACGTGGATGTCGGACGGAAACAGATTAACCGGCATAAGACACCGGAAGGCTGGGCGCGCTGGTATTACCCGGAGACGGCCTTGAGAAATCTACTCCAGGATGTCGTGAAGGAACGGCAGCTGCTGAAGAACAAGCAAGGCGAGGAGCATTATCGCTTTCTGATGGCACAACGTGAATTAGAAGGACGGGGCACGAAAGGTTTCTGGCAAAGCGCAACGCTGGTTGACCCGAACGAAGAAGGAGGATCGGACGTGGGGGATTATCAAGTTAACGAGAAGGCAAAGGATGCACTGAACCGTCTGACAAGTCTGCCGGGAATGCACGCTATCAAGGAACAGGTAGATGAGATGGTCCACTTCTCACGGATCGCAGCATTGCGTAAGAAGCATCGACTTAAAACATCGACACAGACGAATCACATGATTTTCACAGGCAATCCAGGTACGGGCAAGACAACGGCAGCTCGTCTGATCGGTGAGGCGTTCGCAGAGATTGGGCTGCTCAAAAGAGCTGACAAAAAGGAAATCCCTTTTGTTGAGATTCACCAGTCTATGATTGCTGCGCCGCACGTGGGCGAAGCTGAGCGGGCGTTAGTCGCTAAGTTCAATGAGGCACGCGGCGGTGTTCTGTTCATTGATGAAGCTTACGCTTTTACGCCAAGTAAAGAGACTTCTCACCGCCAGGCCGATACTGTACTGGCTACTATGGTGCAATGCATTGAAGATATGAGGGACGAGGTTGTGGTGATTGCAGCCGGGTACCCTGAAGACATGGCCAAGTTCATTAAAGCTAACCCAGGACTGGCATCCAGGTTTCCGACCACCATTCATTTTCCGGATTACCCTGTACCAGAGCTTGTGCAGATCGGTTTCCAAATGTGTATCGATCAGGAGTATCAGCCGGACAACGCCTACCTGGATGCATTGGCCAGTGTGTTGTGGATCGAGAAAGGCAAGCCTAATTTTGGGAATGCCCGGACCGTGCGTAATCAGGTGGAGCGCTCCATCCGGAGGCAGTCCATGCGAGTATCTCAGATGCAGAATCCGACTCGTAAGGATCTGGCCACGCTCACAGCCGTTGACCTTGTTCATTCGGTGGAGGGCGTCAAGGGGACAGAGGTAGATGTGTTGCATCGGACCATCAAAGAGGCACAGGCACGGATCTTCGTGCTGGATCTGATAGGTCTTAATCAAAGACAAAACTAA
- a CDS encoding DUF3797 domain-containing protein: MNGFKSVKLMRKYAACVDCGNELVSDGEGTLLIEDDIFKRSCKCGWSIEVDEDGKPLLDLKVACWATIGPKRVYEIHDRQGRFYGYVDVNKLQKLGHVKRINHTEKTNVFINTPEGKLWVDQNRFFNL; the protein is encoded by the coding sequence ATGAACGGATTTAAGTCAGTTAAGTTAATGCGGAAATACGCTGCGTGTGTTGATTGTGGCAATGAACTGGTTAGCGATGGAGAAGGTACCTTACTCATAGAAGATGATATTTTCAAACGCAGTTGTAAGTGCGGGTGGAGCATCGAAGTGGACGAGGATGGCAAGCCCCTGCTCGATCTGAAGGTTGCTTGCTGGGCAACGATCGGACCGAAACGAGTCTATGAGATCCACGATAGACAGGGCCGATTCTATGGATATGTCGATGTGAACAAGCTTCAGAAATTGGGCCACGTGAAGCGCATTAATCATACTGAGAAAACGAACGTGTTTATTAATACTCCTGAAGGTAAACTTTGGGTAGATCAAAATCGATTTTTTAATTTGTAA
- a CDS encoding DUF6877 family protein, with protein sequence MAENPMVELNKITDQLPLPVLQDIDKRIGDWLASGGKETDPYIDQQLRFARRFINKID encoded by the coding sequence ATGGCTGAGAACCCAATGGTTGAATTAAACAAAATTACTGATCAGCTGCCGTTGCCCGTTCTCCAGGATATTGATAAGCGTATTGGAGATTGGCTGGCTTCAGGTGGCAAGGAGACCGATCCGTATATTGATCAGCAGCTGCGTTTTGCACGCAGGTTTATAAATAAGATTGATTAA